The following DNA comes from Chryseobacterium gallinarum.
GTAACGTAGTAAGGAGAATAGGAAAGAAAAGAGAAAGGAGTATTACAAAGAGGTTGGCAACAACAGGGTGCTATGGCGGTTGCTCGGGGTAAATCTTACGGACGGCATAGACATATACGGGATTGCCGTTTACCCTGTGGCACTCCCTTGTATAACCGGCCTTTCGTAAGGCTTCACCCATCCGTTTGGTGGAGAGGGATTGTCGGGTATAGCAGGAGAGATACCCCACTATCTCCGAATTGGTCATATAGAAACGCTTGGTGGCTTTCTCTGCTTCCGTGGGAAAAGTAAAATAGCGGAGCAACAGTTCCATCTCTGTCGTATAGACTTGGAAGGCTTCGCTGTTTCTATGCAATTCAATAATCTCTTCATCATTGAACCAATAGCGAAACCCTTCATTCAACCGTGTCTTGGCTTCGCTGTAAACGGCATCCATCGGAATGCTCTTGGCTCGGTCTATCTCTATTGCCAATACTTCAAAGGGCAGGAAGCGTCTGCTCCCTGTCGGGTCGGTGAGGAAGTCGTTGCCATTGACCGAAGCCACGAAACTTGCCAAGTGGGGTCGCTCCTCGATATGCTTCTCGTAGGGCATACGGTACTTCACCTGCGGACAGGTAATGAGGTTCTTCAGTTCATTCTCGTCCCGTTTGTTAAGGGCTTTGAGTTGGTCGTCAATGTTGATGATGAGGTTTTGACCGATAAGGCTCAGCACGTCCTTCTCCTGTGGGTATATCTTCCCCGTATAGCGGTAATCGGAGAGAGACGGAGGACAGAGCAAATCAAGGAACGTGGTCTTGAACTTACCCTGATCGCCTGTCAGTACAAGGCAGGTATGGTTACGGCATTGCTTGTCGTCCATCGCATTGGCGACCACTGCCACTAACCACTTGGTGAGGTATTCCCTCCATTTCTCGGGGTTGGTTACGCTCACGCAGTCGGGAAGGGCGGTGATAGTTTCCGCATTCCCTTTCGTCAGCGGTAACGCTTGGAAATAGGTTTGTACAGGATTAACACGTGGGGAGAAATCGCTTTCGATGATGCTGTACAGGTTCTCGGGCGAGGTCTGTACATCGGCTTCCTTATCTAAAGCTCGTTTGAGGGTATTGATACGGTAGCGGTCTATGGCTGTGTAATCGTCCGTTCCTCGTGGACGGTACTCCGCTCGGTGTAACACGGTGTTGTACCGAAACTCATACCGAGCCGAAAGGAACTCTTCTATTTGGGCGTTCTTGGAGAGGTTGTCCTTCTCTTCTTTTTTCATTGTTCGTATCTCTTTTATTTGCTTGATTTTGAACTTTCATCCGAAACAGGATGCTGAAACTAAGTTAGAGAGGCGAACAGGTGAAGCCAAGCCTTGTGGCGTTGTTGCATCGAGGTGCTGCATATTTCTTCGGCAAAAGGAAAGGATACCTCATATTTTCTACTCAAAAATCAGAAAACGACAAATGGAAGAACGGGAAACGCTACCCGAATGGCTGTATCGGATTGCATGCAGATGCATGCCTTTGCCTTTTCGATGAAAGCAGAAGGAAAAGCCTAAAAAGACAGGTAGGAAGATTCTCTCTAACAGAGCCACTTCATACCATTTCGACGCCGAAAGTATCCACTTAACAGGAATGGGGTAAACAGTATATGCTGGTTCGTTATTTTCGCATCGAAACAGGATTTTTTCCCTCGGAAGGAATTCGGGGGAACAGAGAGAAATGGCAGGGAATCCCTTCTAAAAACAGATAGGTTTTACTTATACATTTGCCTGCAAGTTCCTGCGATTTCCTTTGATCTCATCAGGTCAGAGAACAAGGATTTCGGCTGCATACATTTGCACCGAAAAGAGAAAATAACAACAATTAAAACGATATTGATATGAGATTTACAGCCATCGACTCCTCCGCTTGGGAGGAACTGAAAAAGAGCATCGAAGAACTGGCTCTTTGCATGAGAGAACATTTCGGGACAAAGCCCGAAGTCCCCGACTTGTTGCACAATGGGGACGTGTGCCGAATACTCAACATCAGCAAGCGAACGCTCCAGCATTATCGGGATACTTCCGTATTGCCCTTCATTCAAATCGGGCATAAGTGCTACTACAAACGTGAGGATGTGGAAGCACTCTTCGAAAAGTCGAACCGAAAAATACAATGACTATGGAACACGAAATCATAAATAAAGAAACGCCCGAAATGAAACAACTCATTTCGGGCATTCAAGAAGTAAGCAAACGTATTCGGGAGATTGCCCAAACGCATCGTCCGCTGTTCGGAGGAGAAATCTATCTCACGGGGAGAGAAGTGTGCGAACACCTTTTCGTCAGTCCTCGCACCTTGCAAGACTATCGGGACAAGGGCATTATTCCCTACACTCAAATCGCAGGGAAGATACTCTACAAGCTCTCCGACTTGGAGAAGCTTTTGGAAGAAAACTATAAGCAAAGATCTTTTTAGAAGCTCTCTGTTTGTGTATATGTTAGCAAGGCATGTTATTTACAAGTTTCTTTTTCATAAAAACGGCATTTGGGGGTATGTTATAAAAGATTATGCGGAAGCATACATCATCATAAAGATAGCTAAAACTTCTTTTTTTAAACAATGAACTAACTATATGAATTTAACAACGCCATATTTTTATACATGACAAAAAATAAAAACACTACTTAGGCAACTCATCATTAGCGAGGTTACCGTTCTATAGATAAATCATCAATTTCCCCTATATGTTGAGTATCCGTATGGGCTAAGCGTAATAGGTACATGGTAATGGCTGTCGTCTTTTATTTCAAAAACGACTTCTATAAAAGGATAAAAACTAGCCTGTTTAAGCCGCTCGAAATAAGGTAATGTAAAATATGTCAACTTGTAAATACCTCTATGATCGGTTCCATTCTCTTTCAAAAAATCTTTGATACGTCCATTTTTATCTGTAATCTTTTCATCAATGATTACCCAGTCTTTATCTCCATTCAATTTCGAAAGTCTAATACTTACTCCAGATGCAGGACGACCTTGAGTAATATCTAAAATATGGCTGGATAATTGAAACTTCACATCCTGAGCAAATGTAAAACTAAAGAATCCCAACAATAATGATATTATTAATACGAATCGTTTCATTTTATTTATTATTTAAGTTGTTAATTATTATTTCCATTACAGCCAAACCTACTTTAGCAATGCGGACATCTTCACTACCATGAGCGCCTCCGACACCTATTCCACCTACAACCTTCCCATCAATAAAAACAGGAACACCCCCATCCATAATTAAAATATTTTCATCCAGATAACGAATATCCTCTGGTATCTTACCTTCTTTGACCCCTTTAAGAATCTCTGAGGTTTCTCTTTTCTGGGAATTGGCTGTGAAAGCTTTTTTGTAACTGGCTCTCAACGTGTGCACGCCTGCGTCCTGATGTCTCAATACCGAAAGGACTTGTCCCGACCGGTCTACAATAGTGACGCAAATCTTAAAGCCGTTTTTTTCAGCTTCTTCAAAGGCTGCTTGCGCAATCTTCATTGCCATATCTCCTGTCAAAATTGGTTCATAAACCTGTTTTGACTGTGCTTTCATTCCCACATGCAGAAATAGCAACATAAATATAAAACAAAATCTCATGGTTGAATAGTAAATCCTAAATACTCTACTGCTTCTTTTGCGATCTTATGGTCATTTTCACCACCACCAGCTCCGGAAACTCCAATGGCTCCGATCAATATGCCGTCTTTCCATATAGGAACACCTCCTCCTAAAAGCAACAATTCAGGCATTGATTCCAGATTTCCAGAAGAAGAATCCGATAACACCTTTTTCATTAAGTCCCAACTTGCAGATTTTGTAGATACTGAAGTATATGCTTTCCTTCGAGATGCTTCGGTATTATGAACGCCGACATTATCTCCCTTCAAAAGTAGAATTGTAGCTCCGGAAGAATTTACTACAGCTACAGATACATTTTTGCCCATCTTCTTCGCTTCCACTTTCGCCTGCTCAGCCAATTTCAAGGCTCCATTTTGTGTTAAATCAAGAGATTTATTTACGCATTGTGCCGACAGATGATAATCTCCTATAAAAAGCACAAAGAGAACTCCTAAAATTAGTTTTGTTAACTTGTTCATAAAGTTAAGATTTTTATGGCTTATGGCCTTCTGTTAAAATAACACATGCTCGTTTGCATTATATTACCAAGATGACACAAGGGAGCTACTCCCTCCGGTAGTCACCGGCCAAGCTACCGCCACCACCGCAGAAGAACATCAAGTCGTAACGGTCGTCGAACTTAGAGGTGAATACATTCATTTCGTTGCCGTTATTCATTGGGCGAATGGTCATTACCGATTTCATATCAGGATTAACATCCTTCATGTTAATCTCAATCTGGTTGTTCACAATTGTACCTTGACCTTTAAATTCACATCCCTTTCCAGAACCGCCGGTTTGTGCGATAGCCACTTCCACGCGCCTGTCGTTTATTTTAGTAATTGTCAGCATTTGTTTGTAAGCACCTTTTTCGTCAGAACCGCAGTTATATGTGCCCACGAACTTGTCTGCCAACATTTCAGTTTCTTTTTTGAGCATATACTCCTCTTTCACCTCTTTCTTTTCGCCGATTTGAGCCAATAGGTCTGCAGAAATCAGTTTATACATTTGCGTTTCGCCATCAAATGTTTTAACGGTAAATATGCTGTCGGTAAATGACCATTTACCATCTACTGTTTCAGACGTATTATCCGAGTCCATATACATTCTTGTCAGATAGGCTGTGCTATCTGCGTTCAGAGTCAGGTGTGTGTGGATACCCGGGCAAGATGCGCAAGGCAGTGTAGCGGAGTACATACCCATGTTGTCCGTAACGTCAACCGGTTCGCTTGTATGAGCCATCTTATTGTTACATCCGCAAAATGTCACTACGGACAGCAATAATGCTTCAATCATTTTTCTGTTCATTCCTTTCTAGTTTTAGAGACAAATATGATTACAAAATTACATTTTTTTTGAATAGAAGCCATGAAGCAGTTCTTAATAAATCGTAATTAGTATAAAAGCACACGTATGAGGTTTTTCGTTATCCTTAATTCCGCAACACTATAATTTAACTTTATTTATAAGTTCCTGAGCAACAAAAAGTTGCCCAGGATTTTGCCATGTCAGAATTTTCACTTATCTTAGTGTTGCAAAAAGAAAACAAGCAAAACTCTAATATGACATGGCAAAAATACAAATTAAATCTGAGAAACTCACACCTTTTGGAGGATTTTTTTCAATCATGGAGAAATTTGACTCCATGCTTTCACCCGTTATCGACTCAACACTGGGTCAGAGATGCAGCAGTATCTTCGGATATCAGTTCAGCGAGATAGTCCGTTCGCTGATGAGCGTTTATTTCTGTGGCGGCTCATGCGTGGAAGATGTAACGTCACAACTGATGCGCCATCTCTCGTATCATCCTACCCTTCGTACATGCAGCTCTGATACCATCCTCAGAGCCATCAAGGAACTGACACAGGAAAACATCTCCTATACTTCCGACCAAGGCAAGACCTATGATTTCAATACTGCAGACAAACTCAACACATTGCTTATAAACGCTTTGGTTTCTACAGGCGAGTTGAAGGAAATTGAGGAATACGATGTTGACTTTGACCATCAGTTCCTTGAAACGGAGAAGTATGATGCAAAACCGACCTACAAAAAGTTCCTCGGCTACAGGCCTGGCGTATATGTTATCGGTGACAAGATAGTCTATATCGAGAACAGCGATGGTAACACGAATGTGCGTTTTCATCAGGCAGACACCCATAAGAGATTCTTCGCTCTTCTGGAATCCCAGAACATCCGTGTAAATCGCTTCAGGGCAGACTGCGGTTCCTGCTCGAAGGAAATCGTCAGTGAGATAGAGAAGCATTGCAAACATTTCTACATCCGTGCCAACCGATGCAGTTCGCTCTACAATGACATCTTTGCTCTGAGAGGATGGAAGACGGAGGAGATTAACGGCATCCAGTTCGAACTCAATTCCATTCTCGTTGAGAAATGGGAAGGCAAGTGCTATCGTCTTGTCATCCAGAGACAAAGACGCAACAGTGGCGACCTTGACCTGTGGGAAGGCGAATACACTTACCGTTGTATTCTGACCAACGATTACAAGTCATCGACAAGGGACATTGTTGAATTCTACAATCTGCGTGGCGGCAAGGAACGTATCTTTGACGACATGAACAACGGATTCGGTTGGAGCAGGCTCCCCAAGTCATTCATGGCGGAGAATACTGTCTTTCTTCTGCTTACTGCATTGATACACAATTTCTACAAGACCATCATGAGCAGGCTTGACACCAAGGCTTTTGGGCTCAAGAAAACGAGTCGCATAAAGGCTTTTGTCTTCAGATTCATCTCCGTACCTGCCAAGTGGATCATGACTGCAAGGCAATACGTGCTGAATATCTACACAGAGAACCGAGCTTATGCAAAACCCTTCAAAACAGAATTCGGATAAGAATCCTTTCTTTCCGGTTTGAATCTGCGTATTACCTCAAGTCGCATCGTGGGGTAAGGGGATGGTGGCTACATATTGATGTTGTGCTGTTGCTTTTTACTGAAAGCTGCTACTAACGACTCATAAATCTACCCTTAATCGTGTATTGGATGATAGTTGCGGATTTTAGGGTTATATTAGGGGTAACCAAACTACCATTATCAGGGAAGTCAATAATGGTCTCTTCGACGATGACAACAATACCTCTCTCAACATCAACCTGTACTTCTTGGGGTGTTGTCATGTTTTCAGTTTGTCATGTTTTCAGTGGCACAAAGCTTCGCTGCCGTAGCTTGGGGTGCAAAACACATCGCAGCAATAGCCACGACTAACGATGCAAATAATCTTTTCATAGTCCTTTCGAAAACTATGGAAAGCACTCTACTGCCTCCTTTCGCCACGCAATATAGCAAAAAAAACTGTTCCACAAACTTTTGGTGTGTTTTTTCGCGCAAATGAATGAAAAATACCCAATAATGGGGGTGCAAAAACACGCCTCATTACACACTACAATATAAATCTAGCCTCTGCTTTCTTCCTGTTTATTAACTTGTCCATATCGTTTGCAATCTTTTGGTCAGTGATTTGAGCGTAAATTTGTGTGCTGGCAATGGATGAATGCCCCATCATCTTGGCAATGCTCTCCATCGGGATACCAGCCTCCAAAGTCAGCGTACCGAAGCTATGGCGGGCAACGTGCCAAGTTAGCGGAGTTCGAATGCCACACGCCAAACCTACGGATTTGAGGTAAGTGAATAGCTTGCCTTTGCTTATCGTATCGGGGAATATCTTCGTGTCTGGGAGTGTCTTGCAATCGCTCTCGTTGTCGTTCTTATAATCCCTCTTGCTTTTTTCTTTTGTGTAAAGGGAGAGTATCTGCTCCGCTATCGGATGCAGGGGGATCAAACTCTCCACTTCCGTTTTTTGTCTTGCCTTGCGGATATACCGCTTCCCCTCACTGTTCGTTTCGATTTGCGAAGCTCTTAGGCTCTGCAAGTCGGCAAATGCCAAACCCGTAAAGACAGAAAAAAGAAACATTCTTCGGCTCAGTTCCGCCCCTTCTTCCTGCAAAGGGAATGCCAAGAGCTTTGCCACCTCGCCCTTGCTCAGGAAACGAGGTTTGCGCTCCACGGCTTCATACTTCACCTCTTCAAACGGATTGAAGCGTATTGTCCCTTGGCTGACAGCTCGGTACATCAACCGACTCAACCAACAGAGATGCTTGTTTATCGTTGCAGGAGCATAGCCCTCCTTCTTCAAATAAAAACGGTAATCATCAAAAAAGTCTATCGTTAGAGCCGTTAGGGGAATATCCTCTTCGCCACGATTTCGCACAAAAGCATTGAGCTGTTTATCGGAACTTCGATTGTTGCTATACGTTCCCTCACTCTTGCTTTCTCGCTGCGCTTTGAGTTCGTCTGCACTAAGGGCAAGAAGTGTCGTTGGAGTCCTCCCGATGCCTTGCAGGTGGTTCTTCAGAAGTTCGGCACTCACCGCTCCATATTTATAAAGCAAAGTATTGTACCCTTGCTCAATTTCCTCCCGAAAGGTTTGCAGGCGTTGGTTGGTCTTCTTGTCCGTTGTTTCTCCTCGCTTCACGCTCCAATCGTGAGGAGTCGTGCTTTCCCCAGTGCTTATCACTACGTTCGCTCCGTCTATGGTGATACGGCAAAGGATTGCCGTTGTGCCGTCCGCTTTGGTCTTGTTCTTATTGATATAGAATAGGATTCTGAATGTACTGCGCATAGCTTTTACAGGGTTAAGGTTAGGTTTTCAGTGAAAGAGAGAAACAGCTCGAACTCATCGAAGAGTTTCTTTGGGGTAACGTGGGCGTATCGCTCGGTCGTTTGGATATTGCTGTGTCCCAACATTCGGCTTACCGTTTCAATGGGAACACCACGTTCCAAAGTAATCAAGGTGGCAAAAGTGTGGCGACCAACGTGTGCCGAAAGGGGAATGGAGATACCTGCCCGAAGTTGTAAGGCTTTGAGTTGGACGAGGTAAGCTGAGTAAACAATGGGAGCAAAGAGAGTGTTGCGCTCATCCGATTGATATCGCTCTATCAAACGCACCGCTTCGGATAGGAGTTTCACACGGCAAAGGGTATTCGTCTTTTGTCTGCGGAACTTCAGCCACAACGTCCCCTCATCGTCCGTAAAGAGGTGTTCCCGATTCAAAGCGATCATATCGCAATAGGCAACGCCCGTATAACAGGAGAAGAGAAAGAGATTGCGAGCGGTCGCCAACTCCGCTTCATAAGGCTCAAATGTCAAGCCCAACAACTTATCCAATGAGGCTCTGTCCAACGCACGAGGTTGTTTATTCTCACCTCGTTCTATCTCTACGTGGGCGAATAGTTGTCGCTCTGTCAAGCACTCACGATACGCCAAACGGCAGACTTTCTTTACTGACAAAGCCATCTTACGATAATGACCTTGCGAATGTCCCAGCTTTCCGACAGAGTAATGTTGCAAGCACTCCAAGAAGTCTTCTTCAATCTGACCGAAAGGAATATCTGTCGTGTGGTACTTCTCACAGATAAAAGCTTGCAGATGCTTACGAATAGTATAGTAACCCCTCATAGTCGTAGCCTTTATTTCGATGCCCACCTTTTGCTCCATCTCTTCGACCATTCGGTCGTATCGCTCCAAGAAGGTTGTCTGGCTTTGCATACTTCCTTGAAACTGCTCCTTGATGTCTGTTGCCGTAAAGACTACACCTCTCTCGCAAAGCACTCTATAAGCCGACTGCACTGCGAGAAGCAAGCGTTCTAACTTGCCATTCGTGGCCACTGCTTCACGGCTCTTCCCGTTCAGTCTGCTCTCACGAGCATTCCACAGCTTGGGATCGCATGAAAGCTTACAACTAAATTGGGCTATTGTTCGTCCGTATGTTATTCGTCCCATTATCGGGGCTTGCCCCGACTTGTCCAATCCGCTCTTTTTCAGGTAGAGCAAAACCTTGAATTTGCCTGTTTGCATACGCTTCTGTTTTATGGGCAAAGTTACCCGTTATCGAAGCATTTTCAGCTATGCAAAACATTGTAATACAAAGCATAAGAGCCGAAATAAAGGAACAGTGAGTTGCCGAACACTCTTCTGTCAGTTACCTTCTCTTACCTCTTCGTTACCGTTAGAGAAATGGACTAACGATTTGGTAACGGAACTTCTGCATAAATCCACGCTTTCTGCACTTTATCCCTCAATGCAAACCACCGAGATATGGCGCAAATCCCTCTCATTTCCATTTACTTACCTCTCATTCTCTCTCTAATACCCTTTCCTCGAATAGTTCCGGCCGTATGAATTTATGATCTAAAGAATAAAATTACATAAATGCTTAGGAGGAAAAAAATAAAACCTGCTAAAAAAATCTATTGTCGTATTAATTTATTGTTACCATATAAATGATAACCTACTGTTGCTTTTCTCTTTATACACTTGCAGCAAATACCACCAAGCCATTCAAGATTAACCTGTTATACCATATAATTAAAAATTTATTTTACCTTGTTATCAATAAAAAATTATCTCTTTAATAGTGAATTATAACTAATCAATGATATGTCATAATTAAATTATGGGAACAATCTATCAAAAATGAGCTGCATTTTGGCACAATTAAGCATATATTTGCGAAAATTTAAATTTATGAACTATAAACTTGAGCTCAATACACAGGAGCCCAACTCTAAAGTTGTTTTTAATACAATACTATTTGATGTGTTCAAGATTAATATAGTTGAAAGGTATATGGGATCTATGAAAGCTCGTCCGGTATTATGTGAAGCGCTATTTAAAGTAAGAACTTTAGATGACCAGCTTATCCCGAGAAGAGATGGGAATACCAGGGTAAAGATTAAGGGTAATGATTTTGAAGTTTATCAGAAATTAATAAAAGATCTGAACTCTTACGAATATAAAAACAAGCTGATCAACAGAAAAGAGGTTGAACAGAACTATGTTCATTTTGTTCTGAGCCTGGTGATTGCTAACTATGATCTTAATTAGGGAATTGTATATTGCACCATCAGAAGAATATGGACAAGAACTACAATCTTTAGTTTTCGGTTTTCCCTGGTATAAAGGCTTATAGTACCTAATTAAATTCGGGCACCGGCTTTCAGGTAATAAACAATAGTTTTCAATACCGGAGTGATGTGTATAGATTATCTAAAAATCTAAAATTCATATTCTTAAAGCCGGACTATCCGGAGCCAGAAAGGAGTCTTTCACGATCCGTCTTTAATAAGATGGAGATCGTTCGCTGTATTGTTATACGAGAAAGATCACAATTTAGATGATTGTTTTTGTCTAATTAACATGTAAAAGCGGCAAAAGAGCCTGAGAGCATTCTGCAAAATCAATCAATGGAGTTTCATCAGCTCTTTATAGACATCCGGATATATTATTCCGGATTAACATTCACTATTGAATTGGCAAGGATATTATAATATTTCTGCAATCATCCATCCGGATTTCATCAGTTCTCCGCATTATGATCTTACTCATATTTTATTGGGGATTAAATATCGAATTTTGATTCAGAGCATTTAAAATAATACTCTGAATATCTTATGAAAAATTTATTTTTAACAATCATTGCCATAAGTTTCATGGCAGCCTGCAAGAAAAACGATACCCAAAAGGATATGCCTGCCACCGATTCTGTTGAAGTACAAAGAACCTATTCCGACACAGCTACTTCTACAAAACAGAATCCAAAGGATAGTTTAAGCAGCCGGGACAGTATTAACACAAAAACCCATATAGGGGGACGGAGAACCAGCAATAACAATACCGGTAATGGTACGGGTAATATCAATGCTGCGGTATCAGACAGTGCACGGCCTGCAAAATAGGCTACTATAATATCAGACAACCTCTGCTGTAGAATGTATATCCATTGTAAAATTAAACATGCCTGTTCACAAGCCCAGAATATTTCCGTTAATCCAGTTGCTTTATTATTTTATTACGGCAGTATGGCCACTTATTCATATGAAGAGCTTTTTGGACATTACGGGGGATAAAACAGATCTATGGCTCGTAAAAACAGTCAGCGTATTACTTTTACCTTATTGTATTCTTTTATTATTGCTTTCATTGAATTCAAAAAAGAACCTCATTATTGTTGCTGCCGTTTTTCTTGGTGGTCTTAGCCTCGCTGTTATAGATGTTTATTATTATTTCAGCAATGTTATCAAGTGGGTATACCTGATAGACGCCTTTATTCAGACTATATTCCTGATATACTGGCTCTTTTACATTATCAATTCTTTGAAGAAAAACAATCAGTTTTCCAGATGACCCAGATGGAAAGCCAGGCTTTTTTCAATGGGAATAAACGTATAATTCAATTCATCTGTAATTTTCTTATTAGATACCTTTGGAAAGGTGGTAAGAAACCGGATATTTTGTTTTGTGAGGAGTCTTAATGATGGAAACAGCCAGGATACAAATATAGCGGCTATTCTCCCGATATTTAAAATAAAGGGGCCCAAAACCAGGGGTACCCTTCTTCTTCCCGTATGCAGTCCTGCCATTATAAACAGTTCTTCGTAGGTTTTATTTTCTGATGCTATTAAAAATCGCTCCCCAAACTTATTTTTCTCCATGAGTTTAATACCGGTTCTGGCAACATCTCTTACATCAACGCAGGCTGTTCCTCCGGAGAATGTATAAAAATTATTTGTAAGAAAGTGTAAAAAGCCGGTGCTGCTTTTTTTTATGTTTCCGGTACCTATGATCATACCCGGATTTATAATGATTACAGGCAAGCCATTTTCCATTTCCCTGGCAGCGACCTTGTCTGCCTTAAGTTTTGACAAGGCATATACCGTATTATCGTAGTCCGGGATGAATTCAGAATTTTCATGGATGAGTTGGCTTTGACAGTTATCTTTAAAAATAACAGATGAACTCACGTAAAGGATTTTTTTTATCTTGCAATATTGACAGGCTTCTAAAATATTTTTCGTTGCATTAATATTAAAATAGCTCACCTCATCCTCTTTTTCAGGATCATAACTTACAATTGCAGCACAGTGATACACCTCATCTACGTCTGCCAGTGCATTCCTGATGCTTTCGACACTATCAAAGTCTACATCA
Coding sequences within:
- a CDS encoding VapE domain-containing protein, translated to MKKEEKDNLSKNAQIEEFLSARYEFRYNTVLHRAEYRPRGTDDYTAIDRYRINTLKRALDKEADVQTSPENLYSIIESDFSPRVNPVQTYFQALPLTKGNAETITALPDCVSVTNPEKWREYLTKWLVAVVANAMDDKQCRNHTCLVLTGDQGKFKTTFLDLLCPPSLSDYRYTGKIYPQEKDVLSLIGQNLIINIDDQLKALNKRDENELKNLITCPQVKYRMPYEKHIEERPHLASFVASVNGNDFLTDPTGSRRFLPFEVLAIEIDRAKSIPMDAVYSEAKTRLNEGFRYWFNDEEIIELHRNSEAFQVYTTEMELLLRYFTFPTEAEKATKRFYMTNSEIVGYLSCYTRQSLSTKRMGEALRKAGYTRECHRVNGNPVYVYAVRKIYPEQPP
- a CDS encoding helix-turn-helix domain-containing protein, with the translated sequence MREHFGTKPEVPDLLHNGDVCRILNISKRTLQHYRDTSVLPFIQIGHKCYYKREDVEALFEKSNRKIQ
- a CDS encoding helix-turn-helix domain-containing protein; this encodes MEHEIINKETPEMKQLISGIQEVSKRIREIAQTHRPLFGGEIYLTGREVCEHLFVSPRTLQDYRDKGIIPYTQIAGKILYKLSDLEKLLEENYKQRSF
- the uraH gene encoding hydroxyisourate hydrolase codes for the protein MKRFVLIISLLLGFFSFTFAQDVKFQLSSHILDITQGRPASGVSIRLSKLNGDKDWVIIDEKITDKNGRIKDFLKENGTDHRGIYKLTYFTLPYFERLKQASFYPFIEVVFEIKDDSHYHVPITLSPYGYSTYRGN
- a CDS encoding GlcG/HbpS family heme-binding protein, with amino-acid sequence MRFCFIFMLLFLHVGMKAQSKQVYEPILTGDMAMKIAQAAFEEAEKNGFKICVTIVDRSGQVLSVLRHQDAGVHTLRASYKKAFTANSQKRETSEILKGVKEGKIPEDIRYLDENILIMDGGVPVFIDGKVVGGIGVGGAHGSEDVRIAKVGLAVMEIIINNLNNK
- a CDS encoding GlcG/HbpS family heme-binding protein; its protein translation is MNKLTKLILGVLFVLFIGDYHLSAQCVNKSLDLTQNGALKLAEQAKVEAKKMGKNVSVAVVNSSGATILLLKGDNVGVHNTEASRRKAYTSVSTKSASWDLMKKVLSDSSSGNLESMPELLLLGGGVPIWKDGILIGAIGVSGAGGGENDHKIAKEAVEYLGFTIQP
- a CDS encoding copper resistance protein NlpE N-terminal domain-containing protein produces the protein MNRKMIEALLLSVVTFCGCNNKMAHTSEPVDVTDNMGMYSATLPCASCPGIHTHLTLNADSTAYLTRMYMDSDNTSETVDGKWSFTDSIFTVKTFDGETQMYKLISADLLAQIGEKKEVKEEYMLKKETEMLADKFVGTYNCGSDEKGAYKQMLTITKINDRRVEVAIAQTGGSGKGCEFKGQGTIVNNQIEINMKDVNPDMKSVMTIRPMNNGNEMNVFTSKFDDRYDLMFFCGGGGSLAGDYRRE
- a CDS encoding IS1380-like element IS612 family transposase, translating into MAKIQIKSEKLTPFGGFFSIMEKFDSMLSPVIDSTLGQRCSSIFGYQFSEIVRSLMSVYFCGGSCVEDVTSQLMRHLSYHPTLRTCSSDTILRAIKELTQENISYTSDQGKTYDFNTADKLNTLLINALVSTGELKEIEEYDVDFDHQFLETEKYDAKPTYKKFLGYRPGVYVIGDKIVYIENSDGNTNVRFHQADTHKRFFALLESQNIRVNRFRADCGSCSKEIVSEIEKHCKHFYIRANRCSSLYNDIFALRGWKTEEINGIQFELNSILVEKWEGKCYRLVIQRQRRNSGDLDLWEGEYTYRCILTNDYKSSTRDIVEFYNLRGGKERIFDDMNNGFGWSRLPKSFMAENTVFLLLTALIHNFYKTIMSRLDTKAFGLKKTSRIKAFVFRFISVPAKWIMTARQYVLNIYTENRAYAKPFKTEFG
- a CDS encoding site-specific integrase gives rise to the protein MRSTFRILFYINKNKTKADGTTAILCRITIDGANVVISTGESTTPHDWSVKRGETTDKKTNQRLQTFREEIEQGYNTLLYKYGAVSAELLKNHLQGIGRTPTTLLALSADELKAQRESKSEGTYSNNRSSDKQLNAFVRNRGEEDIPLTALTIDFFDDYRFYLKKEGYAPATINKHLCWLSRLMYRAVSQGTIRFNPFEEVKYEAVERKPRFLSKGEVAKLLAFPLQEEGAELSRRMFLFSVFTGLAFADLQSLRASQIETNSEGKRYIRKARQKTEVESLIPLHPIAEQILSLYTKEKSKRDYKNDNESDCKTLPDTKIFPDTISKGKLFTYLKSVGLACGIRTPLTWHVARHSFGTLTLEAGIPMESIAKMMGHSSIASTQIYAQITDQKIANDMDKLINRKKAEARFIL
- a CDS encoding site-specific integrase; translated protein: MQTGKFKVLLYLKKSGLDKSGQAPIMGRITYGRTIAQFSCKLSCDPKLWNARESRLNGKSREAVATNGKLERLLLAVQSAYRVLCERGVVFTATDIKEQFQGSMQSQTTFLERYDRMVEEMEQKVGIEIKATTMRGYYTIRKHLQAFICEKYHTTDIPFGQIEEDFLECLQHYSVGKLGHSQGHYRKMALSVKKVCRLAYRECLTERQLFAHVEIERGENKQPRALDRASLDKLLGLTFEPYEAELATARNLFLFSCYTGVAYCDMIALNREHLFTDDEGTLWLKFRRQKTNTLCRVKLLSEAVRLIERYQSDERNTLFAPIVYSAYLVQLKALQLRAGISIPLSAHVGRHTFATLITLERGVPIETVSRMLGHSNIQTTERYAHVTPKKLFDEFELFLSFTENLTLTL